The proteins below come from a single Zhouia spongiae genomic window:
- a CDS encoding ATP-binding cassette domain-containing protein codes for MIRKTFDTEILKSYLTEAGLQEEAHEKRVKKFSKGMRQKVGIALAIAKESKVLLLDEPTSGLDPKSSNEFMALLTKMKNNGVAILMATHDLFRAKEVSTHIGIMRSGVLQNYSNSKDVSLKELETIYLDIMNFKNVS; via the coding sequence TTGATACGGAAAACATTTGATACGGAAATTTTAAAATCGTACTTAACCGAAGCGGGGCTCCAGGAAGAAGCGCATGAAAAGCGTGTGAAAAAATTCTCTAAAGGGATGCGGCAAAAAGTGGGTATTGCATTAGCTATAGCCAAAGAATCGAAAGTCTTGTTACTAGATGAACCAACGTCCGGACTAGATCCTAAATCAAGCAATGAATTTATGGCCTTGCTCACTAAAATGAAGAACAATGGCGTAGCGATTCTGATGGCTACCCACGATTTATTCAGGGCTAAAGAAGTGAGTACACACATCGGAATTATGCGTTCCGGAGTTTTACAGAACTATTCTAATTCTAAAGATGTTTCGCTAAAGGAGCTTGAAACCATCTATCTTGACATCATGAACTTTAAAAATGTCTCTTAA
- a CDS encoding ATP-binding cassette domain-containing protein → MITTKSITKKYGDFTAVNNLSFNVGAGEILCLLGANGAGKSTTINMLLNFIQPTSGVAEINGLDVVQNPIKTKGMLTYIPENLMLYPTLNAIENI, encoded by the coding sequence ATGATTACTACAAAAAGCATCACCAAAAAATATGGTGATTTTACGGCTGTGAACAATTTATCCTTTAATGTAGGAGCCGGGGAAATTCTATGTCTTTTAGGAGCAAACGGCGCAGGAAAATCGACCACGATCAACATGTTGCTGAATTTTATCCAACCCACTTCGGGAGTTGCTGAAATTAACGGCCTGGACGTTGTACAAAACCCTATCAAAACCAAAGGGATGTTAACGTACATTCCTGAAAACTTAATGCTATATCCCACATTAAATGCCATTGAAAACATTTGA